The following DNA comes from Thermodesulfovibrionales bacterium.
AACTGCCCCAGGAAATAGTTCGCCAGCAAGGAAAGGTCTGATCCCCTTTCCCTGAGCGGGGGGATATGGAGCGAAAATACATTGAGCCTATAAAAGAGGTCCATTCTGAATCCTCCCTTTTCAATCGCCTCGGAAAGATCCCTGTTGGTCGTCGCGATAACGGTCACCTCGATCGGGATCTCCTCTCGTCCCCCGATCCGTCGTACTGCCCTCTCTTCGAGGACCCTCAGCAGCTTGCTCTGGAGATCTATCTTCATCTCGCCTATCTCGTCAAGGAGGATCGTCCCCTCGTTAGCGAGTTCGAAGATCCCCTTCTTCTCGACTTTTGCATCGGTGAAGGCGCCCTTCTCGTGTCCGAAAAGTTCGCTCTCAAGCAGGGTCTCCGGCAAGGCACTGCAATTCACCGCGATATACGGAGAGTAGCGGCCGCTATCTTCGTTCATCATCCGGTGCAGGCTCCGTGCCACCATCTCTTTGCCGACCCCGCTTTCGCCTGTAATCATAACGCTCTGAACACGGGACAGGGCTATCTTTTCCATTTGAGACTTGAGCTCGCTCACAGCGCCGCATTCCCCGATAAACTCTTTTTCGAACCGCTCCTCAAAAAACTTTCTGAGGTAACCGACCTCGTGTTTGAGTCTCCCCTTTTCGATGATGTTTCCTATAACAATCTTCACCTCGTCGATGTTAAAGGGCTTGGTCAGGTAATCCGCAGCGCCGAGCTTCATGCATTTCACCGCCGTTTCAAGGTTATCTTCCGAGGTGAGCATGATCACCTGGGTATTGAGATCGAGTCCCCGTATCTCCGAAAGGATATCGACGCCGCTTGTCATGGGCAGGTTCACATCCAGCAGCATGACGTCGGGAAACCATGACCTGACGGTCTCCACAACAGCGTCGAACCGGCTGCTCTCGCCTCGAACCTCGTAGCCCTCGCTCTTCAGCGCCCTGGAAAGCATCGAAACGATGATGCCGTCGTCGTCTACAAGAAAAATCTTTCCCTTTTCCTTCATGCCTCGTGGGCCTCCTCTATTTTCCTGACCGGGAGTGCGATTTCGAAGGTGGTCCCCGATCCAGAGTCGCTGCTGACGCTGATGGAGCCCCCGTGCTGCTCGATGAGGCGCTTCGTAATCGGCAGCCCCAGGCCGGTGCCCCTCGGCTTTGTCGTAAAGAAAGGCTCAAAAAGCCTTTCCTGAACGTCCTTGCCGATGCCGCCCCCTGTGTCGGCAATGCTGATGCGAATAAGGGAATCCGACGGATCGTAAGAGGTTTTCACCGACAACGTCCCGCCGTTGGGCATGGCGTCGACTGCATTGAGCAGGAGATTCATGAAAGCCTGCTGAAGCTTCATAGGGTCAGCCATCGTCCCGGGCAGATTGGGACCGAAGGCCTTTACTATGATCACCGCGCTAGCTGCACGCGGGCCGGATACGTTCTTAAGCGTGAAGGCCATGGCGGAATCAAGGATCGCATTGACTGTCACGGGAACGAGGTGGGGCAGGGAAGGCCTCGCAAAATTGAGGAGCTCCTTCATCAGCAGTTCCATCTGCCGTATCTCGGTGATCATGTTTCGGAGGACCGTCTGATGGTCCTCCGAGAGCTCCAACTCACCAAGCAGTACCTCGGCGGACACCTTGATGCCGGCCAGATAATTTTTGAGCTCGTGTGTGAGACCCGCCGCGAGGGCGCCCGCGACCTTCAGCTGCTCTGCCCTCTGGAGACTCTCCTCGGTCGTCTTCCGCTCCGAAATGTCCCTGTCCATGGCGAGGACGTATTTATGGTTCCCGAGATCGAGCAGCCCCGCCCCCATCTCTACAGGGAAGACCGTACCGTCTTTCTTGCGGTGAGTAACCTCGGCCTTCACCCACTCCCCCTTGAGGATTCGCGCTATCAGAGAAGAATTTCCGTTTGAAGGATCAACGGGGAGGATGTCTGACATCTTCAGTGTCAACAATTCACCGACTGTATAGCCGTGCATCCTCGCCGCCGCCTCATTTGCGGAAAGAATCCTCAGTCCGTTCTTCTCGTCCCCGTCAAGGAGGAAGATGGCATCACCTGCTCTTTCGAAGAGCATTCGGTAGCGTTTTTCACTATCCTCCACCC
Coding sequences within:
- a CDS encoding sigma-54 dependent transcriptional regulator, translated to MKEKGKIFLVDDDGIIVSMLSRALKSEGYEVRGESSRFDAVVETVRSWFPDVMLLDVNLPMTSGVDILSEIRGLDLNTQVIMLTSEDNLETAVKCMKLGAADYLTKPFNIDEVKIVIGNIIEKGRLKHEVGYLRKFFEERFEKEFIGECGAVSELKSQMEKIALSRVQSVMITGESGVGKEMVARSLHRMMNEDSGRYSPYIAVNCSALPETLLESELFGHEKGAFTDAKVEKKGIFELANEGTILLDEIGEMKIDLQSKLLRVLEERAVRRIGGREEIPIEVTVIATTNRDLSEAIEKGGFRMDLFYRLNVFSLHIPPLRERGSDLSLLANYFLGQFAARYNNKRLRGFSPQAEELMRAYRWPGNVRELKNVIERIVVLEREAEVITPERLPKEIFSPSGATGVPAAEKKFILPEDGISLDDLERDLIVQALERAKRNKAVAAKLLRISYDSFRYQAKKLGLDG
- a CDS encoding ATP-binding protein; this translates as MKKRIIIFLATCSMVFIVTGSYIIASIERTTSNLDNLIRLHQVEILREHLLIQIKRVQYDLSLRGTRHARGVDTLVTDVLSMEQGVQVCFGCHHSQEVTARLSALKDEVTRYREGLSRVTTIRANADRLREEEDAVFRVGEELVTKVNAMIALTSQKLMGKTELAMQEIRRTKSILFFLLAITPLIAGGFSFLYLRGFGKQMTMLLRATRSLKRGDLDYRVGPLKEEFGEVAESFNEMANSLKEQMLRVEDSEKRYRMLFERAGDAIFLLDGDEKNGLRILSANEAAARMHGYTVGELLTLKMSDILPVDPSNGNSSLIARILKGEWVKAEVTHRKKDGTVFPVEMGAGLLDLGNHKYVLAMDRDISERKTTEESLQRAEQLKVAGALAAGLTHELKNYLAGIKVSAEVLLGELELSEDHQTVLRNMITEIRQMELLMKELLNFARPSLPHLVPVTVNAILDSAMAFTLKNVSGPRAASAVIIVKAFGPNLPGTMADPMKLQQAFMNLLLNAVDAMPNGGTLSVKTSYDPSDSLIRISIADTGGGIGKDVQERLFEPFFTTKPRGTGLGLPITKRLIEQHGGSISVSSDSGSGTTFEIALPVRKIEEAHEA